A genome region from Nocardia sp. NBC_01730 includes the following:
- a CDS encoding lipocalin family protein produces the protein MRADSSRTGSVQRFRKTVRAIAAVAVLAGALASTTATASAAPGDTGWQPLSPIASLDVQRYLGDWYQVAAVPQPYNLDCARDTVANYQLIDPSNIRVENSCTTWTGATNRIIGNARITDPASQAQLHVSFPQVPFQNSPDGPTNYIVTYVGDDYSWALVGDPLRLSGFVLSRSPAVDAARWHEIQTVVAARGYNPCLLLTSPTLGGAADIRPLCTV, from the coding sequence ATGAGAGCAGATTCCTCCAGAACCGGTTCCGTACAAAGGTTCCGCAAAACCGTCCGCGCCATTGCCGCGGTCGCGGTGCTCGCCGGAGCTCTGGCGTCCACCACGGCGACCGCATCTGCCGCGCCCGGTGACACGGGCTGGCAGCCGTTGTCCCCGATCGCGTCCCTGGACGTGCAGCGCTACCTTGGAGATTGGTACCAGGTCGCCGCCGTTCCGCAACCGTACAATCTCGACTGCGCCCGCGACACCGTCGCGAATTACCAACTGATCGACCCGAGCAACATTCGAGTCGAAAACAGCTGCACCACCTGGACCGGCGCCACGAACCGCATCATCGGAAACGCCCGGATCACCGACCCGGCCAGTCAGGCCCAGCTGCACGTCAGTTTCCCCCAGGTGCCCTTTCAAAACTCCCCCGACGGTCCCACCAACTACATCGTCACCTACGTAGGCGACGACTACTCCTGGGCACTCGTCGGGGATCCGCTGCGTTTGTCCGGATTCGTGCTGTCACGATCACCGGCCGTCGATGCGGCACGATGGCATGAGATCCAGACAGTTGTGGCCGCCCGCGGTTACAACCCGTGCCTACTGCTGACCTCACCGACCCTGGGCGGCGCAGCCGACATCCGCCCCCTCTGCACCGTGTAG
- a CDS encoding phytoene/squalene synthase family protein, which yields MTATELDAADITDPGLRESYRCCRTLNARHGKTFFLATRLLAPDQRPAVHALYGFARRADDILDEFDPALTAADRAARLAVLARQFRSGDSDGDPVLAAVLHTAVRYNIPGELFDAFLASMRMDLTVTDYPDRNALDRYIYGSAEVIGLQLLPILGTVDNEGQAAPYAAALGKAFQLTNFLRDIDEDLARGRVYLPVDELAAHGVDRDLLMWCRREQRIDSRVRDALAAQHALTREIYDYARDGIELLAPRSRPCVATALRLYSEILDRIEDSAFEVFGQRARVGRLRRAYVGATGLAHAQWARRRWPRRPTDEGHARGISEPL from the coding sequence ATGACCGCCACGGAACTCGACGCCGCCGACATCACCGATCCGGGACTGCGCGAATCGTATCGGTGCTGCCGCACCCTCAACGCTCGCCACGGCAAGACGTTCTTCCTCGCCACCAGATTGCTAGCGCCTGATCAGCGTCCCGCGGTGCACGCACTGTACGGATTCGCCCGCCGCGCCGACGACATCCTCGACGAATTCGATCCCGCCCTGACCGCCGCCGACCGCGCGGCCCGCCTGGCAGTGCTGGCACGCCAATTCAGATCCGGCGACAGCGATGGTGATCCGGTGCTGGCCGCCGTGCTGCACACGGCCGTCCGTTACAACATTCCCGGGGAACTGTTCGATGCATTCCTGGCGTCGATGCGCATGGACCTGACCGTCACCGACTACCCGGACCGCAACGCGCTCGACCGCTACATCTACGGCTCGGCGGAAGTAATCGGGCTGCAACTGCTGCCGATACTGGGCACTGTCGATAACGAAGGGCAGGCTGCCCCCTACGCCGCAGCACTGGGGAAGGCGTTTCAGCTCACCAACTTCCTGCGTGACATCGATGAGGATTTGGCGCGCGGTCGGGTCTACCTGCCCGTTGACGAGCTGGCCGCGCACGGTGTCGACCGGGATCTGCTGATGTGGTGTCGGCGAGAGCAACGCATCGACTCGCGGGTGCGCGACGCGCTCGCCGCTCAACATGCCCTCACCAGGGAAATCTACGATTACGCTCGCGACGGGATCGAACTTTTGGCACCCCGCTCACGCCCGTGCGTGGCGACCGCGCTCAGGCTGTATTCGGAGATTTTGGATCGTATAGAGGACAGCGCTTTCGAGGTGTTCGGGCAGCGCGCCAGGGTCGGCAGGCTCCGACGGGCATACGTCGGTGCCACGGGTCTGGCGCACGCGCAGTGGGCCCGCCGCCGGTGGCCGCGCCGTCCGACGGATGAGGGCCATGCACGCGGTATCAGCGAACCACTCTAG
- a CDS encoding RidA family protein, producing MSEKIAIRTTDAPAPAHTFSQGVRKGPFVQVSGQGPVDPASGEYLHPGDVAAQTTRTLRNVKAIVEASGAGFDDVVMLRVYLTTRDDFAAMNNAYGEFVTAHTTDGVLPSRTTVFTGLPRPEMLVEIDAVAIVTP from the coding sequence ATGAGCGAGAAGATCGCCATCCGCACCACCGACGCGCCGGCACCCGCGCACACCTTCTCCCAGGGCGTGCGCAAGGGCCCGTTCGTGCAGGTCTCCGGCCAGGGTCCGGTGGACCCGGCCAGCGGCGAGTATTTGCACCCGGGGGACGTCGCCGCGCAGACGACCCGGACGCTGCGGAACGTCAAGGCGATCGTCGAGGCGAGCGGCGCCGGGTTCGACGACGTCGTCATGCTGCGCGTCTACCTCACGACCCGCGACGATTTCGCCGCGATGAACAACGCCTACGGCGAATTCGTCACCGCGCACACCACCGACGGCGTGCTGCCCAGCCGCACCACCGTCTTCACCGGACTCCCCCGCCCCGAGATGCTCGTCGAGATCGACGCCGTCGCCATCGTCACCCCTTGA
- the ppc gene encoding phosphoenolpyruvate carboxylase, which yields MGESTIETQQDATRPLRDDIRFLGGVLGDIIRDHEGPEVFDLIERVRIEAFRVRREEVGRSAVAEMLDGVDIAVALPLIRAFSYFVLLANLAEDIQRDRRRAAHEAAGEPPQDSSLAATYRKLDAAALDGDRVADLLADALVSPVITAHPTETRRRTVFDVQTRITELMRLRQRYTETERERADFEQQIRRQVLSLWHTALIRLARLRIQDEISVGLRYYDITLFDVIPAINAEVRAALRSRWPGVELLRCPILRPGSWIGGDRDGNPFVNADVVRQAAYRAAAVAFERYLHELVELEKSLSLSARLVAVTPEVAALAAAGYRDPTMHADEPYRRALHHIRGRVTATVKAAIGEVPPGGLDVGAQPYPMPQAVLDDLDAVDASLRGSGDDLLADDRLARLRHAVETFGFHLQGLDMRQNSEVHEQVVTELLAWAGVHPDYASLSEAQRVELLAAELRTRRPLLGPHARLSELAAKELDIVRAARDAVAVLGAEAVPNYVISMCTSVSDLLEAALLLKEGGLLDPGEPDGPPSCSVGIVPLFETIEDLGAGAATLAAALEVPVYHELVAAQGMRQEVMLGYSDSNKDGGYLAANWALYRAELDLIEVARETGIRLRLFHGRGGTVGRGGGRSYDAILAQPAGAVRGSLRLTEQGEVIAAKYAEPGAAHRNLESLIAGTLESTLLDVEGLGPDAEPSYGIMDDLAERARAAYARLVHDTPGFVEYFRQSTPVAEVGDLNIGSRPASRKPTNSVADLRAIPWVMSWSQARVMLPGWYGTGTALEEWIGGDPERLATLADLYRRWPFFRTVLSNLAQVMAKSDLDIAARYAELVDDVALREQIFGMIRDEHARTIRMHAAITGNDHLLADNPSLAESIHNRFPYLEPLNQMQVELLRRLRAGDDSELVRRGILLTMNGLATALRNSG from the coding sequence ATGGGCGAATCGACGATCGAGACGCAACAGGACGCCACCAGGCCGCTGCGCGACGACATCCGGTTTCTCGGTGGCGTGCTCGGTGACATCATCCGCGATCACGAGGGACCTGAGGTCTTCGACCTGATCGAGCGGGTGCGTATCGAGGCGTTTCGGGTGCGCCGCGAGGAGGTCGGACGCAGCGCCGTCGCGGAGATGCTCGACGGTGTCGACATCGCGGTGGCTCTTCCGCTCATCCGCGCGTTCAGTTATTTCGTGCTGCTGGCGAATCTGGCCGAGGATATCCAGCGTGATCGTCGCCGCGCCGCGCACGAGGCGGCCGGGGAGCCGCCGCAGGATTCGTCGCTGGCGGCGACCTACCGCAAGCTGGACGCGGCCGCGCTGGACGGTGACCGGGTTGCCGATCTGCTGGCCGACGCGCTGGTGTCGCCGGTGATCACCGCGCACCCGACCGAGACCCGCCGTCGCACGGTCTTCGACGTGCAGACCCGGATCACCGAGCTGATGCGCCTGCGCCAGCGCTACACCGAGACCGAGCGTGAGCGCGCCGATTTCGAGCAGCAGATCCGCCGACAGGTGTTGAGCCTGTGGCACACCGCGCTGATCCGGTTGGCGCGCTTGCGGATCCAGGACGAGATCTCGGTGGGTCTGCGCTACTACGACATCACCCTGTTCGACGTGATCCCGGCGATCAACGCCGAAGTGCGCGCCGCCCTGCGCTCGCGCTGGCCGGGAGTCGAGCTGCTGAGGTGCCCGATCCTGCGTCCCGGCTCGTGGATCGGCGGCGACCGCGACGGAAATCCTTTTGTGAACGCTGATGTCGTGCGGCAGGCGGCATACCGGGCCGCGGCCGTCGCCTTCGAGCGCTATCTGCACGAGCTGGTCGAGCTGGAGAAATCGCTGTCGCTCTCGGCCCGTCTCGTCGCGGTGACGCCCGAGGTGGCCGCTCTCGCCGCGGCCGGTTACCGCGATCCGACCATGCACGCCGACGAGCCGTATCGCCGTGCACTGCACCATATTCGAGGGCGTGTGACCGCCACTGTCAAGGCCGCGATCGGGGAGGTTCCGCCCGGTGGCCTCGACGTCGGGGCGCAGCCCTATCCGATGCCGCAGGCAGTTCTCGACGATCTCGACGCGGTGGACGCGTCGCTGCGCGGCAGCGGTGACGACTTGCTCGCCGACGACCGTCTCGCGCGGCTGCGCCACGCGGTGGAGACGTTCGGCTTCCACCTACAGGGTCTGGACATGCGACAGAATTCCGAGGTGCACGAGCAGGTGGTCACCGAGCTGCTGGCTTGGGCAGGCGTGCACCCGGACTACGCGAGTTTGTCCGAGGCGCAGCGGGTGGAGCTGCTCGCGGCCGAGCTGCGCACCCGCCGCCCGCTGCTCGGCCCGCATGCGCGGCTGAGCGAGCTCGCCGCGAAGGAACTCGACATTGTCCGCGCCGCACGGGATGCCGTGGCGGTCCTCGGTGCCGAGGCGGTGCCCAACTACGTGATCAGCATGTGCACGTCGGTCAGCGACCTGCTCGAGGCCGCACTGTTGCTGAAGGAGGGCGGGCTGCTCGATCCCGGCGAGCCGGACGGGCCGCCGAGCTGCTCGGTGGGCATCGTGCCGCTGTTCGAGACCATCGAGGACCTGGGCGCCGGTGCCGCGACCCTGGCCGCGGCACTGGAGGTTCCGGTCTATCACGAGCTGGTGGCGGCACAGGGGATGCGCCAGGAGGTGATGCTCGGCTACTCCGACTCCAACAAGGACGGCGGGTATCTGGCCGCCAACTGGGCGCTGTATCGGGCCGAGCTGGATCTGATCGAGGTCGCCCGCGAGACCGGAATCCGGTTGCGGCTCTTCCACGGTCGCGGCGGCACCGTCGGCCGGGGCGGCGGCCGCAGCTACGACGCCATTCTCGCCCAGCCCGCAGGCGCGGTGCGCGGCTCGCTGCGGCTCACCGAACAGGGCGAGGTGATCGCGGCCAAGTACGCGGAACCCGGTGCGGCGCATCGCAATCTCGAGTCGCTGATCGCGGGCACCTTGGAGTCGACGCTGCTCGACGTGGAGGGCCTCGGCCCGGACGCGGAGCCGTCCTACGGAATCATGGACGACCTGGCGGAGCGCGCCCGCGCGGCGTACGCCCGCCTCGTGCACGACACCCCGGGATTCGTCGAGTACTTCCGCCAGTCCACGCCGGTCGCCGAGGTCGGCGACCTGAACATCGGCAGCAGGCCCGCCTCGCGCAAGCCGACGAACTCGGTCGCCGACCTGCGTGCCATACCGTGGGTGATGTCCTGGAGTCAGGCGCGGGTGATGCTGCCCGGCTGGTACGGCACCGGGACGGCGCTGGAGGAGTGGATCGGCGGCGATCCGGAGCGCCTGGCGACCCTGGCCGATCTCTACCGTCGCTGGCCGTTCTTCCGTACGGTGCTGTCGAACCTGGCCCAGGTGATGGCCAAGAGCGACCTCGACATCGCCGCCCGCTACGCCGAACTGGTCGACGATGTGGCGTTGCGGGAGCAGATCTTCGGCATGATCCGCGACGAGCACGCCCGCACCATCCGCATGCACGCCGCCATCACCGGCAACGACCACCTGCTCGCCGACAATCCCTCGCTCGCCGAGTCCATCCACAACCGCTTCCCCTATCTGGAACCGCTCAACCAGATGCAGGTGGAACTGCTGCGCCGCCTCCGGGCCGGTGATGACTCGGAACTCGTGAGGCGAGGAATCCTGCTGACCATGAACGGCCTGGCCACCGCGCTCCGCAACTCCGGCTGA
- the crtI gene encoding phytoene desaturase family protein — protein sequence MRTVTGSTDHVVVVGAGLAGLSAAIHLAGRGREVTVIERESGPGGRMGRLDVNGYRIDTGPTVLTMPEVLDDVFAAVGERTEDRLELRAVTPAYHAIYADGRTLAVHSDEELMAQAVSEFAGGGQVAGYRRLRDWLTQLYRTEFDRFIAANFDSPLSMLTPALARLTALGGFRRWDGKVAEFISDPDLRRVFTFQSLYAGVSPVRALAAYAVIAYMDTMSGVYFPLGGMHSVADALADAATAAGVRIRYQSTVTELTRSGGRVTAVHTDRGERIDCDTVVLTTERHRTYELLGHRSRRLLTVRAAPSALVLHLGCRSGEAPTTHHRLLFGRAWHDAFREIITEGRVMSDPSLLLTCPTAADPSLAPPGRDLFYLLVPVPNLEAGHIDWPHFQEEYTARILDVAQHRLGRDWRDLEVLRVVTPADWARQDMLAGSPFALAHTFAQTGPFRPANMIRGIDNVVLAGGSTVPGVGIPPVLISGRLAADRVTGHPRVRSATGAPASVRASSEAGPK from the coding sequence ATGCGTACCGTGACCGGATCGACGGACCACGTGGTGGTCGTAGGCGCTGGGCTCGCGGGCTTGTCGGCGGCCATCCATCTGGCAGGCCGGGGACGCGAAGTGACCGTCATCGAGCGTGAATCCGGTCCGGGCGGCCGGATGGGGCGGTTGGATGTGAACGGCTACCGCATCGACACCGGCCCCACCGTTCTGACCATGCCGGAAGTGCTCGACGATGTGTTCGCCGCCGTCGGGGAACGCACCGAAGATCGACTGGAACTACGCGCAGTCACACCCGCCTATCACGCGATCTACGCCGATGGCCGCACCCTGGCCGTGCACAGCGACGAGGAGCTGATGGCGCAGGCGGTCAGTGAATTCGCCGGAGGCGGGCAAGTTGCCGGCTATCGACGCCTGCGGGACTGGCTGACCCAGTTGTACCGGACCGAGTTCGATCGGTTCATCGCGGCCAACTTCGACTCCCCGCTGTCGATGCTCACTCCGGCACTGGCCCGCTTGACCGCCCTGGGTGGGTTTCGCCGATGGGACGGCAAGGTCGCCGAATTCATCTCCGATCCGGATCTGCGGCGCGTGTTCACCTTTCAATCTCTCTACGCCGGCGTCTCACCTGTTCGGGCTCTCGCGGCCTACGCGGTGATCGCTTACATGGACACCATGTCGGGTGTCTATTTCCCTCTCGGGGGAATGCACTCGGTTGCTGATGCCCTCGCGGATGCGGCCACCGCGGCCGGGGTGCGTATCCGCTATCAGAGCACGGTCACCGAGCTGACGCGTTCCGGCGGCCGGGTTACGGCGGTGCACACCGATCGTGGGGAGCGAATCGACTGTGACACAGTGGTTTTGACCACCGAACGACATCGCACCTACGAACTGCTCGGCCACCGCTCGCGTCGGCTGCTCACGGTGCGGGCCGCACCATCCGCGCTCGTGCTGCACCTCGGCTGTCGTTCCGGTGAAGCGCCGACCACGCATCACCGGCTGTTGTTCGGCAGAGCGTGGCACGACGCGTTCCGAGAGATCATCACCGAAGGCCGGGTCATGTCCGATCCCTCGCTGTTGCTGACCTGTCCCACCGCAGCAGATCCGAGCCTGGCCCCGCCGGGCCGCGATTTGTTCTACCTGCTGGTGCCGGTACCGAACCTCGAAGCGGGGCACATCGATTGGCCCCACTTCCAGGAGGAATACACCGCGCGGATACTGGATGTCGCCCAGCACCGCCTGGGACGTGATTGGCGCGATCTCGAGGTGCTGCGGGTCGTGACGCCTGCGGACTGGGCCCGCCAGGACATGCTGGCAGGCAGTCCCTTCGCGCTGGCGCACACCTTCGCCCAGACCGGTCCGTTTCGGCCCGCCAACATGATTCGCGGGATCGACAACGTGGTCCTTGCGGGCGGTTCGACGGTGCCCGGGGTCGGTATACCGCCCGTGCTGATCTCCGGGCGGCTCGCCGCCGACCGCGTCACCGGGCACCCACGGGTCCGGAGCGCAACCGGTGCGCCAGCATCGGTGCGCGCCTCGTCCGAAGCAGGTCCGAAATGA
- a CDS encoding glycosyltransferase, with protein MGRYLLAASPIPGHVLPLMTVACELRRRGHRVRLLTGAGFRDIATEHDVPLSELPGETHVLPVTRQPGRGLAHRWCIGRAELRSILLAPMVAQYAALSAELARRDFDAVLVDSMFSGAIPLLLSGGPRPPVLVCGVGPLTLSSADCPPFGVGWQPRPGRDYTAMNHFVQRVLFRTSQARLNSILGDLGIRPAPVFLLDWPILADRILQFTVPGFEYRRRDLPSSVVFTGPVPVSVSTRFEAPPWLDAVLRSGRRIVHVTQGTWDNGNADQLFRPALRALSQRPEVVVAVSTGGASVRLGPLPPHIHICDFVPYSHLLPHVDLMITNGGYGGVQQALSHGVPVIAAGDTADKPEVAARVAYTGVGIDLGGAAPEPADIAAAVDRVFGDAAFRVAAGRLGMEMARYTPFEIIASVLAEVGDPVPTMPANESLVTTRQEEEI; from the coding sequence ATGGGTCGATATTTGCTGGCCGCGAGCCCCATACCCGGTCACGTGCTGCCGCTGATGACAGTCGCGTGCGAGCTCCGCCGGCGTGGGCACCGAGTCCGATTGCTCACCGGAGCCGGGTTCCGCGATATCGCGACCGAACACGACGTGCCGCTATCGGAACTGCCGGGTGAAACCCATGTCCTTCCCGTGACGCGGCAACCGGGACGCGGACTGGCCCACCGCTGGTGTATCGGCCGAGCGGAACTGCGATCGATTCTGCTTGCGCCGATGGTGGCGCAATACGCGGCACTGTCGGCTGAGCTGGCCCGCCGAGATTTCGACGCAGTGCTGGTGGACTCGATGTTCAGTGGTGCGATACCGCTGCTCCTGTCCGGCGGTCCCCGGCCGCCGGTGCTGGTCTGCGGAGTCGGACCGCTCACGCTGTCCAGTGCCGACTGCCCGCCGTTCGGAGTGGGCTGGCAGCCGCGACCCGGGCGCGACTACACGGCGATGAACCATTTTGTGCAGCGGGTGCTCTTCCGAACATCACAGGCCAGGTTGAATTCCATTCTGGGAGACCTCGGTATCCGGCCCGCCCCGGTTTTTCTGCTCGATTGGCCGATCCTCGCGGACCGGATACTGCAGTTCACCGTTCCAGGTTTCGAATATCGCCGGCGCGACCTCCCGTCCTCGGTGGTCTTCACCGGACCGGTTCCGGTGTCGGTGTCGACCCGGTTCGAGGCGCCGCCCTGGTTGGATGCCGTCCTGCGCAGCGGGCGTCGGATCGTGCACGTAACCCAGGGCACCTGGGACAACGGCAATGCCGACCAGTTGTTCCGACCCGCGTTGAGGGCGTTGTCGCAGCGCCCCGAGGTGGTCGTGGCGGTCAGCACCGGCGGTGCGAGCGTGCGTCTGGGGCCGCTACCCCCACATATCCACATATGCGATTTCGTCCCCTATTCACACTTGCTTCCACATGTCGACCTGATGATCACCAACGGCGGTTACGGCGGCGTACAGCAGGCGTTGAGTCACGGCGTCCCGGTGATCGCGGCAGGAGATACCGCGGACAAGCCGGAGGTCGCCGCCCGCGTGGCCTATACCGGCGTGGGTATCGATCTCGGCGGTGCCGCACCCGAACCGGCCGATATAGCGGCCGCGGTCGACCGTGTATTCGGTGACGCCGCTTTTCGGGTTGCCGCGGGCCGGCTGGGTATGGAGATGGCGCGGTACACACCCTTCGAGATCATCGCGTCCGTACTCGCGGAGGTGGGAGACCCGGTACCCACGATGCCGGCGAACGAATCCTTGGTGACCACGCGGCAGGAGGAAGAGATATGA
- a CDS encoding IclR family transcriptional regulator, with product MSQSLSRALTILVSLGEDSRSLEQLAAQLGVHKSTVLRLLQTMEAQRFVTHDSQHRYMLGSRLFELANRTLEQRDVRTLARPHLAALNAATKQTIHLATYESGEAVYIDKLDATQSVRMYSRIGRPAPLHCTAVGKVLVSSQPRAEWQAIAEKIDYHPFTERTIRTPEHYVRELEKVAAQGHAEDHEEHESFVNCIGVPVRDGTGAVVAAVSMSVPDMVLDYDQVLAELPRVHAAAEAISAELGWIPSRVTTATKGRP from the coding sequence ATGAGCCAGAGTTTGTCGCGTGCGTTGACCATCCTCGTGTCGCTGGGTGAGGACTCCCGGTCGCTGGAGCAGTTGGCGGCACAGCTGGGCGTGCACAAGTCGACCGTGCTTCGCCTGTTGCAGACCATGGAGGCGCAGCGGTTCGTCACCCACGACAGCCAGCACCGGTACATGCTCGGTTCGCGGCTGTTCGAACTGGCCAACCGCACGCTCGAGCAGCGCGACGTGCGAACCCTGGCGCGCCCGCACCTCGCCGCGCTCAACGCCGCGACGAAACAGACGATCCATCTCGCCACCTACGAGTCCGGCGAGGCGGTCTACATCGACAAACTCGATGCCACCCAGAGCGTGCGCATGTACTCGCGCATCGGACGCCCGGCCCCGCTGCACTGCACCGCCGTCGGCAAGGTGCTGGTGTCGTCGCAGCCGCGCGCGGAGTGGCAGGCGATCGCCGAGAAGATCGACTATCACCCCTTCACCGAGCGCACCATCCGCACACCCGAGCACTATGTGCGGGAACTGGAAAAGGTTGCGGCACAGGGCCATGCGGAAGACCACGAAGAGCACGAGAGCTTCGTGAACTGCATCGGCGTTCCGGTCCGCGACGGTACCGGCGCCGTGGTCGCGGCGGTGTCCATGTCGGTGCCGGACATGGTGCTCGACTACGACCAGGTGCTGGCCGAACTGCCGCGGGTCCACGCGGCGGCCGAGGCCATCTCCGCCGAACTCGGCTGGATTCCCAGCCGGGTCACCACCGCGACGAAAGGCCGACCATGA
- a CDS encoding SDR family oxidoreductase, which translates to MRCVVFGATGYIGGRLVPELAQAGHQVRVVARTPVKLAEVPWRDRVEVVRGDVTNDDDVRAAVVGQEVVYYLVHSLTRRDFADIDQRAARTVGAAARAAGVRRIVYLGGIIPEQTPLSRHLASRAEVGAILRESGVPTVELRAAVIIGSGSASFEMLRYLSERLPAMVAPRWVHNRIQPIAVRDVLYYLVRSAELPSDVNRSFDIGGPDVLTYLTMIEKYAAVAGLPHRMVLPVPVLTPWLSAQWVNVVTPVPRALAVPLIESLVHEVVCHDHDVGAYIPEPDGGPTSYERAVELALARIRNAEVPTRWSDASTAGAPSDPLPSDPEWSGGSLYEDVRERRTLAGPDTLWAVIESIGGENGWYSFPLAWSLRGWIDRVSGGVGLRRGRKDPHRLHPGEALDWWRVEFIDRPRLLRLRAEMRVPGLAWLELGVEPEPGGGARYRQRAVFQPHGLAGHLYWKALTPFHDAVFGGMVRNIIGTAERAQATGTPAVGADPSGHRGGAQ; encoded by the coding sequence ATGCGGTGTGTAGTTTTTGGAGCCACCGGATACATAGGTGGCCGACTGGTGCCCGAATTGGCGCAAGCCGGTCACCAGGTCCGGGTAGTAGCCCGAACACCGGTCAAGCTGGCGGAGGTCCCGTGGCGGGACCGGGTCGAGGTGGTGCGCGGAGATGTCACCAATGACGATGATGTGCGAGCTGCGGTGGTCGGTCAAGAGGTCGTCTACTATCTGGTGCACTCGCTGACCCGACGCGACTTCGCTGATATCGACCAGCGCGCCGCGCGGACCGTCGGGGCGGCGGCTCGGGCGGCCGGCGTGCGGCGCATCGTCTACCTCGGGGGCATCATCCCGGAACAAACCCCCCTGTCACGCCACCTTGCTTCCCGCGCGGAGGTCGGGGCGATCCTCAGGGAATCCGGCGTACCAACCGTGGAATTGCGCGCGGCGGTGATCATCGGGTCCGGATCGGCTAGTTTCGAGATGCTGCGCTACCTGTCCGAACGGCTGCCCGCGATGGTCGCCCCACGATGGGTGCACAACCGGATCCAGCCAATCGCCGTGCGTGATGTTCTCTACTACCTGGTGCGATCCGCCGAGCTGCCCTCCGACGTCAACCGTTCGTTCGACATCGGTGGTCCGGATGTCCTGACCTATTTGACGATGATTGAAAAGTATGCGGCGGTGGCTGGTCTGCCGCATCGGATGGTGCTGCCCGTTCCGGTGCTCACGCCGTGGTTGTCGGCCCAATGGGTCAATGTGGTCACTCCGGTGCCGCGCGCGCTGGCGGTGCCGCTGATCGAATCACTCGTGCACGAGGTGGTGTGCCACGACCACGACGTCGGCGCCTACATCCCCGAACCCGACGGCGGTCCGACCAGCTATGAGAGGGCCGTCGAACTCGCTTTGGCCCGAATCCGCAATGCGGAGGTCCCGACTCGGTGGTCGGATGCGAGCACTGCGGGCGCGCCGTCGGACCCGCTGCCGAGTGACCCGGAGTGGTCCGGGGGATCGCTCTACGAAGATGTCCGCGAACGGCGAACCCTCGCCGGCCCCGACACACTGTGGGCGGTCATCGAATCGATCGGCGGCGAGAACGGGTGGTATTCATTTCCGCTGGCATGGTCGCTGCGCGGCTGGATCGATCGCGTCAGTGGCGGGGTCGGGCTGCGCCGCGGCCGCAAGGATCCGCACCGCCTGCATCCAGGCGAGGCCCTCGACTGGTGGCGCGTCGAATTCATCGACCGTCCGCGCTTACTGCGGCTCCGTGCCGAAATGCGGGTGCCGGGACTGGCCTGGCTCGAACTCGGGGTCGAACCCGAACCTGGTGGCGGAGCCCGCTACCGGCAACGAGCCGTCTTCCAGCCACACGGACTGGCCGGGCATCTCTACTGGAAGGCACTTACGCCGTTTCACGATGCTGTGTTCGGCGGCATGGTCCGCAACATCATCGGAACCGCCGAACGCGCGCAGGCCACCGGCACGCCCGCGGTCGGAGCCGATCCTTCCGGACATCGAGGTGGTGCGCAGTGA